From Rutidosis leptorrhynchoides isolate AG116_Rl617_1_P2 chromosome 3, CSIRO_AGI_Rlap_v1, whole genome shotgun sequence, a single genomic window includes:
- the LOC139901189 gene encoding uncharacterized protein: MSTPGIYDKIYTVTSVTHLIPIKLDLAKLNYTHWSTLFSTHCAAFNVHTFLAESTTSDPPTEEWKNSDAVVMGWIFLTISESLLKRLLNTQPKTSCEAWDFLKKIFQDNKRSKTVELTAELRSLSITDQTAEAYFRKTDSIAAMLQNLGSKMEEDELVTYAINGLNDRFPHATHIIIHIYPFPDLNTVRSMITLEEMQLNRIKRINKESIGTPSAPTVLLAQTNTGNTSTYRPQNTATQPCRNFNRGHCRFGEKCRYLHQLNRNNIGHNVANSGQSRTNGNN; encoded by the coding sequence ATGTCTACACCTGGTATATATGATAAGATCTATACCGTAACTTCGGTTACTCATCTTATTCCCATCAAACTCGATCTTGCTAAACTCAATTACACACATTGGAGCACTCTTTTTAGCACGCATTGTGCTGCGTTTAACGTGCACACCTTTCTTGCTGAGTCGACTACTTCTGATCCGCCAACAGAGGAATGGAAAAATTCCGACGCTGTCGTAATGGGGTGGATTTTTCTAACGATCTCTGAATCGCTCCTCAAACGTCTACTTAACACCCAACCAAAAACGTCCTGTGAAGCATGGGACTTTCTAAAGAAAATTTTCCAAGATAATAAACGTTCCAAGACCGTAGAACTAACAGCAGAACTTCGGTCTTTATCAATTACAGATCAAACAGCAGAAGCTTATTTTCGCAAGACTGATTCAATAGCAGCCATGCTTCAAAATCTTGGCTCAAAAATGGAAGAAGATGAGCTTGTAACTTATGCCATCAACGGGCTCAATGACCGATTTCCACACGCCACACATATCATTATCCACATCTATCCATTTCCCGACCTTAATACCGTTCGTTCCATGATCACCTTAGAAGAGATGCAACTCAACCGTATAAAACGTATCAACAAAGAATCGATAGGTACCCCCTCTGCACCCACTGTTCTCCTTGCTCAAACAAATACTGGAAATACAAGTACTTATCGACCACAAAATACCGCCACTCAACCATGTCGGAACTTCAATCGAGGTCATTGCCGGTTTGGTGAAAAATGTCGGTACCTGCATCAATTGAATCGTAACAATATTGGGCATAATGTTGCCAACAGTGGCCAAAGTCGAACCAATGGGAACAACTAG